In Streptomyces chartreusis, the following proteins share a genomic window:
- a CDS encoding DUF6986 family protein produces MGQGQQENVATSLAGAVSEEISASLAPVDAELERRYPGDPGTRQPVHTVYVPGDVFAADTIRSWGDRALAALDEHAPDAASFAAVLGLSDELAEPVYSRVRAKLEREPIEDLRVDFEDGYGPRADAEEDETAARAARLISEAYENGTAAPYMGIRMKCMEAPVRDRGIRTLDIFLTGLMEAGGLPDGLVLTLPKVTYPEQVTAMVRLLEAFEKAHRLDPGRIGFEIQIETSQSILAADGTASVARMIQAAEGRATGLHYGTFDYSACLGVSAAYQASDHPAADHAKAVMQVAAAGTGVRVSDGSTNVLPVGPTAKVHDAWRLHYGLTRRALARAYYQGWDMHPGHIPTRYAAVFAFYREGFEQAAARLARYANRAGGDVMDEPATAKALGGYLLRGLDCGALDIGEVARLTGLTRADLEGFAAPRRGDLTVSTK; encoded by the coding sequence ATGGGTCAGGGCCAGCAGGAGAACGTGGCGACGAGCCTCGCGGGCGCCGTCAGCGAGGAGATCAGCGCCTCCCTCGCGCCGGTCGACGCCGAGCTGGAGCGCCGTTACCCCGGCGACCCCGGCACCCGTCAGCCCGTCCACACCGTCTACGTACCCGGCGACGTCTTCGCCGCCGACACCATCCGCTCCTGGGGCGACCGGGCCCTCGCGGCCCTCGACGAACACGCCCCCGACGCGGCCTCCTTCGCCGCCGTGCTCGGCCTGTCCGACGAGCTCGCCGAACCGGTGTACTCCCGGGTCCGAGCCAAGCTGGAGCGCGAGCCCATCGAGGACCTGCGCGTCGACTTCGAGGACGGCTACGGCCCCCGCGCCGACGCCGAGGAGGACGAGACGGCCGCCCGCGCGGCGCGCCTGATCTCCGAGGCGTACGAGAACGGCACGGCGGCCCCGTACATGGGCATCCGAATGAAGTGCATGGAGGCGCCGGTACGCGACCGCGGCATCCGCACCCTCGACATCTTCCTCACCGGCCTCATGGAGGCCGGCGGCCTGCCCGACGGGCTGGTCCTCACGCTGCCCAAGGTGACCTACCCCGAGCAGGTCACCGCCATGGTCCGGCTGCTCGAGGCCTTCGAGAAGGCGCACCGGCTCGACCCCGGCCGGATCGGCTTCGAGATCCAGATCGAGACCAGCCAGTCCATCCTCGCCGCCGACGGCACCGCGAGCGTCGCCCGCATGATCCAGGCCGCCGAGGGACGCGCCACGGGCCTGCACTACGGCACCTTCGACTACAGCGCCTGCCTCGGCGTCTCCGCCGCCTACCAGGCCAGCGACCACCCGGCCGCCGACCACGCCAAGGCGGTCATGCAGGTCGCGGCCGCCGGCACCGGCGTACGCGTCTCGGACGGCTCCACCAACGTTCTCCCGGTCGGCCCGACGGCGAAGGTCCACGACGCCTGGCGCCTGCACTACGGCCTCACCCGTCGCGCCCTGGCCCGCGCCTACTACCAGGGCTGGGACATGCACCCCGGCCACATTCCCACCCGGTACGCGGCCGTCTTCGCCTTCTACCGTGAAGGTTTTGAGCAGGCTGCGGCCCGCCTCGCCCGCTACGCCAACCGGGCCGGCGGCGACGTCATGGACGAGCCCGCGACCGCAAAGGCCCTGGGCGGCTACCTGCTGCGCGGCCTGGACTGCGGCGCCCTCGACATCGGCGAGGTCGCCCGGCTGACCGGACTGACCCGTGCCGATCTGGAGGGATTTGCGGCACCGCGACGCGGTGACCTCACCGTCTCCACCAAGTAG